The Rhodocytophaga rosea genome has a segment encoding these proteins:
- a CDS encoding plastocyanin/azurin family copper-binding protein, with protein MISLYSKKYFWLLIVLCSLQPVVPAWAQDSEQASTAGKPATEEDFYRIVTLPIPEGVALEVGGMAVLPNGSLAASTRRGEVWLIENPYGMNPYYKRFAHGLHEILGLAYKDGALYMSQRGELTKMTDKNKDGIADSYETVYAWPLSGHYHEYSYGPVIHPDGTMTVTANVAFGDVEWWKGESRVPWRGWTMQITPDGKMTPYATGMRSPNGIGLNKEGDLFYAENQGDWMGSGGITHLEKGDFVGHLAGLRWSDRPESPVKLKAEDVLAKVAYPQVKFGVKPEDVESDKIQPLFELEKDIPAIKTPAVWFPHTILGISTSDILLNTTKGAFGPFDDQLFVGDQGHSKINRVFLEKVKGVYQGAVFPFREGFVSGVMRITWGKDGSMFVGQSNRGWGSTGKEDYGLQRLVWTGKMPFEMKTVKAQPDGFEIEFTAPADKKTAQNPAAYAITSFTYKYHPVYGSPVIRDKPHKILGVKVSDDGLKARLVVEGTREGYIHQIQAADVRSQENLPLLHETAYYTLNRIPDGDKLALSETNTKADHSMHGDMSASTAKNGASSAQGTASKGNSKKGTSKAGTQVKRQTNMPASWKAPDQTFTIGTQPGLKFDVEKLTVKPGSKIKLTFNNDDDMTHNLVITTPGDAVEVGNLAIKMGLDGSKMSYIPKTDKILYHTNLLQPGSEETIYFTAPEKPGDYTIVCTYPGHAFVMQATFQVVAN; from the coding sequence ATGATTTCTTTATATTCAAAAAAATACTTCTGGCTGCTGATCGTGCTGTGCTCTTTACAGCCGGTAGTACCGGCTTGGGCGCAAGATTCAGAACAAGCCAGTACAGCTGGCAAACCTGCCACCGAAGAAGACTTTTACCGCATTGTTACCTTACCAATACCTGAAGGAGTAGCATTGGAAGTAGGGGGTATGGCTGTACTGCCTAACGGAAGTCTGGCGGCTTCTACCCGTCGGGGCGAAGTATGGCTGATAGAAAATCCGTATGGAATGAATCCGTATTACAAACGTTTTGCCCACGGATTACACGAAATACTGGGTCTGGCTTATAAAGATGGGGCATTATACATGTCGCAGCGGGGAGAACTCACTAAAATGACTGACAAGAATAAAGATGGCATTGCGGATAGCTATGAAACCGTCTATGCCTGGCCTTTATCGGGTCATTACCATGAATATTCCTACGGGCCAGTGATTCATCCGGATGGTACTATGACCGTAACGGCCAATGTGGCTTTTGGGGATGTGGAATGGTGGAAAGGCGAAAGCCGGGTGCCATGGAGAGGCTGGACAATGCAAATTACGCCTGATGGAAAAATGACTCCCTATGCTACCGGTATGCGTTCCCCCAATGGCATCGGACTGAATAAAGAAGGTGATTTGTTTTATGCCGAAAACCAGGGCGACTGGATGGGTTCAGGCGGAATTACCCACCTGGAAAAAGGCGATTTTGTAGGGCACCTTGCCGGTTTACGCTGGTCAGACCGGCCGGAGTCGCCAGTGAAATTGAAAGCTGAAGATGTACTGGCTAAAGTAGCCTATCCGCAGGTTAAATTTGGAGTAAAGCCAGAAGATGTGGAATCTGATAAAATTCAGCCTTTGTTTGAGCTGGAAAAAGACATTCCGGCTATTAAAACACCAGCCGTATGGTTCCCGCATACTATCCTGGGTATTTCTACCTCTGATATTCTGCTCAATACTACTAAAGGTGCCTTTGGACCATTCGATGACCAGTTATTTGTAGGCGACCAGGGGCATAGCAAAATCAACCGGGTGTTTCTGGAAAAAGTAAAGGGCGTATACCAGGGAGCAGTATTTCCATTCAGGGAAGGCTTTGTATCCGGAGTGATGCGGATTACCTGGGGAAAAGATGGGTCTATGTTCGTAGGCCAGTCTAACCGGGGCTGGGGTTCTACCGGAAAAGAGGATTATGGCCTGCAGCGCCTGGTATGGACCGGAAAAATGCCATTCGAAATGAAAACTGTAAAGGCGCAACCAGATGGCTTTGAAATAGAATTTACCGCACCGGCAGATAAAAAAACAGCTCAGAATCCGGCTGCCTACGCTATTACCAGCTTCACCTACAAGTATCATCCGGTATATGGAAGTCCGGTGATCCGGGATAAGCCGCATAAAATTCTGGGTGTAAAAGTATCGGATGATGGATTGAAAGCCCGCCTGGTTGTAGAGGGCACTCGGGAAGGCTACATTCACCAGATTCAGGCCGCAGATGTGCGTTCGCAGGAGAATCTGCCTTTGTTGCATGAAACAGCCTATTATACCTTGAACCGTATTCCGGATGGCGATAAACTGGCTTTGTCTGAAACAAATACCAAAGCAGACCATTCGATGCATGGCGATATGTCGGCTTCAACAGCTAAAAACGGGGCTTCTTCTGCCCAGGGAACTGCATCTAAAGGGAACAGCAAAAAAGGTACTTCCAAAGCCGGTACGCAGGTAAAACGTCAGACCAACATGCCAGCCAGCTGGAAGGCACCAGACCAGACGTTTACTATTGGTACCCAGCCCGGCTTAAAATTCGATGTGGAAAAACTAACGGTAAAACCAGGGTCTAAAATCAAACTTACCTTCAATAATGATGACGATATGACGCACAACTTGGTTATTACTACACCCGGAGATGCTGTTGAAGTAGGTAATCTGGCGATCAAAATGGGCCTGGATGGATCAAAAATGAGCTATATACCCAAAACAGATAAAATCCTTTATCATACCAATTTATTGCAGCCAGGTTCAGAAGAAACTATTTATTTCACTGCTCCCGAAAAGCCAGGCGATTATACCATTGTATGTACCTATCCTGGTCATGCCTTTGTCATGCAGGCAACTTTCCAGGTAGTAGCTAATTAA
- a CDS encoding sensor histidine kinase: protein MSLQSKITGYWILIHLIFGAVSFCFLSENRLWLLLVELFIAFSLLVALRLANQFYKPLRMLKEGIELIKDSNFSTSFQFTRQPEVDNIIHIYNRMLYNLQQERIRIQEKHYFLEKIILSSPVGMITLDFDDKIALTNPYIEKMLELSQAVLIGKKLQEIDHLICQKLAVLETGQSEVITLPSRRKIRCTKSDFYDQGFPRQFFLLEELTEDLRLSEKQAYEKMIRILSHEVNNSIGAANSLLHSCLAYKEQLTPHDQEDFEMAIGVVLSRTEHLIAFMRSYVNVVRLADPKKQSSDIRQMLENGITLFKAELQSRNIQVIWQMDDSLEMNVPVDRSQMEQVFVNIIKNAIEAIGEEGTLTIRSGKQQRRLYVSIEDTGNGIPQDVKGNLFTPFFSTKENGQGIGLTLIQEILSRHEFEFSLESNPGKPTSFTIYFD from the coding sequence ATGAGTTTGCAATCAAAAATCACCGGATACTGGATTCTGATACATTTGATATTTGGAGCCGTATCTTTTTGTTTTCTAAGTGAAAACCGGTTGTGGTTACTGCTGGTCGAGCTATTTATTGCTTTTTCTCTTCTTGTAGCGTTGCGGCTGGCAAATCAATTTTACAAACCCTTACGGATGCTGAAAGAGGGAATAGAACTCATTAAAGACAGTAATTTCAGCACTTCTTTTCAGTTTACCCGCCAGCCAGAGGTAGACAATATCATTCATATTTATAACCGGATGCTGTATAATCTGCAGCAGGAACGAATCCGGATACAGGAGAAACATTATTTTCTTGAAAAAATCATTCTTTCTTCGCCGGTTGGCATGATTACGCTGGATTTCGATGATAAAATTGCACTGACTAATCCATATATAGAAAAGATGCTGGAACTGAGCCAGGCAGTACTCATAGGAAAAAAATTACAGGAAATAGACCATTTGATCTGCCAGAAACTGGCTGTACTGGAAACCGGCCAGTCTGAAGTAATTACTTTGCCATCGAGAAGGAAAATCCGGTGTACCAAATCTGATTTTTACGACCAGGGCTTTCCCAGGCAATTTTTCCTGCTGGAAGAACTTACCGAGGATTTACGCTTGTCTGAAAAACAGGCATATGAAAAAATGATCCGTATTCTGTCTCATGAGGTAAATAATTCCATTGGTGCAGCTAATTCCCTGCTACATAGCTGCCTGGCTTATAAAGAACAGCTTACTCCGCATGACCAGGAGGATTTTGAAATGGCAATAGGAGTTGTATTATCACGTACCGAGCACCTGATCGCTTTTATGCGCAGTTATGTAAATGTAGTCCGGCTGGCCGATCCTAAAAAACAATCCTCAGATATCCGGCAGATGCTGGAAAATGGGATAACGCTGTTCAAAGCAGAATTACAAAGCCGTAATATTCAGGTAATCTGGCAGATGGACGATTCTCTGGAAATGAACGTGCCGGTAGACAGAAGTCAGATGGAACAGGTATTTGTTAATATCATTAAGAATGCCATCGAAGCCATAGGAGAGGAGGGTACACTTACCATCCGGTCTGGAAAGCAGCAAAGGCGGCTATATGTAAGTATTGAGGATACCGGAAATGGTATTCCGCAAGATGTGAAAGGGAATTTGTTTACGCCTTTTTTTAGTACCAAAGAAAACGGACAGGGAATTGGATTAACCTTAATTCAAGAAATACTCAGTCGGCATGAATTTGAATTTTCGCTGGAAAGTAATCCGGGAAAACCCACGAGTTTTACAATTTATTTTGATTGA